In Amycolatopsis solani, a single window of DNA contains:
- a CDS encoding sensor histidine kinase — protein sequence MAGTLSGLRLREVLRDLQDRIELLIGTRDKMDGLLDAVLAVASGLELDTTLRRIVQAAMELGEAEYGALGVLAGDGSLSEFVYLGIGDETRHLIGHLPEGHGVLGVVIEEAKPLRLEEISQHPASVGFPAHHPPMHTFLGVPVRVRDEVFGRLYLAEKKNGEPFTDDDEVVVQALAAAAGIAIENAHLYEQARVRQQWLAATSEVTTELLGGTDPVEALNLIASRVLELTGSDVTMLALPNSGRLDVDEDWGDDVDDLTVTVCAGIRAAELSGTHIDLDAGMPGAVYLDRTPRSVPELALRENRFGPAMVVPLRAGERTTGVLIAAREVGAGGFETAQLPVVASFADQAALALQLAAQQRTARELDVLGDRDRIARDLHDHVIQRLFAVGLSMQSTQRRTKSPELQRRLGDSIEQLHEIVQEIRTAIFDLHGGAAGQAGLRLRHRLHDAIAELTDDARLQPTVSMTGPIDTVPAQLAEHVEAVVREAVSNAVRHADASTVTVSVAVKDELIRIVVLDDGKGLADDISPSGLGNLRDRAEAVGGSFTYGNGQESGVRLVWSAPVS from the coding sequence ATGGCGGGGACGCTGTCCGGGTTGCGGTTGCGTGAGGTGCTGCGGGATCTGCAGGACCGGATCGAGCTCCTGATCGGCACGCGCGACAAGATGGACGGCCTGCTCGACGCGGTGCTCGCGGTCGCGTCGGGCCTGGAGCTGGACACGACGCTGCGGCGGATCGTGCAGGCCGCGATGGAGCTCGGTGAGGCGGAGTACGGCGCGCTGGGCGTGCTCGCCGGCGACGGTTCGCTGTCCGAGTTCGTCTACCTCGGCATCGGCGACGAGACCCGCCACCTGATCGGGCACCTGCCGGAGGGGCACGGCGTGCTCGGCGTCGTCATCGAGGAAGCGAAACCCCTGCGGCTGGAAGAGATTTCCCAACACCCCGCGTCGGTCGGCTTCCCGGCCCACCACCCGCCGATGCACACGTTCCTCGGCGTGCCGGTGCGGGTGCGCGACGAGGTGTTCGGCCGGCTCTACCTCGCCGAGAAGAAGAACGGCGAACCGTTCACCGACGACGACGAAGTGGTCGTGCAGGCGCTGGCCGCGGCGGCCGGGATCGCGATCGAGAACGCGCACCTCTACGAGCAGGCGCGGGTGCGGCAGCAGTGGCTGGCCGCGACCAGCGAGGTGACCACCGAGCTGCTGGGCGGCACCGACCCGGTGGAGGCGCTGAACCTCATCGCCAGCCGGGTCCTGGAGCTGACCGGCTCGGACGTCACGATGCTCGCGCTGCCGAACTCGGGACGGCTCGACGTCGACGAGGACTGGGGCGACGACGTCGACGACCTGACGGTCACCGTCTGCGCCGGGATCCGGGCGGCGGAGCTGTCGGGTACCCACATCGACCTCGACGCCGGCATGCCGGGCGCGGTGTACCTGGACCGGACGCCGCGCAGCGTGCCCGAGCTCGCCCTGCGCGAGAACCGCTTCGGGCCCGCGATGGTGGTTCCGCTGCGGGCGGGGGAGCGGACGACGGGGGTGCTCATCGCGGCGCGGGAGGTGGGTGCGGGCGGGTTCGAGACGGCGCAGCTGCCGGTGGTGGCTTCGTTCGCCGACCAGGCGGCGCTGGCGCTGCAGCTGGCGGCGCAGCAGCGGACCGCGCGGGAGCTGGACGTGCTCGGCGACCGCGACCGGATCGCGCGTGACCTGCACGACCACGTGATTCAGCGGCTGTTCGCGGTGGGGCTGTCGATGCAGAGCACCCAGCGGCGGACGAAGTCACCGGAGCTGCAGAGACGGCTGGGCGACAGCATCGAGCAGCTGCACGAGATCGTCCAGGAGATCCGGACGGCCATCTTCGACCTGCACGGCGGCGCGGCGGGACAGGCGGGCCTGCGGCTGCGGCACCGGCTGCACGACGCGATCGCCGAGCTGACCGACGACGCGCGGCTGCAGCCGACGGTCAGCATGACCGGTCCGATCGACACCGTGCCGGCCCAGCTGGCCGAGCACGTCGAGGCGGTGGTGCGCGAGGCGGTCAGCAACGCGGTCCGGCACGCGGACGCGTCGACGGTGACGGTCTCGGTCGCGGTGAAGGACGAGCTGATCCGCATCGTCGTGCTGGACGACGGCAAGGGGCTGGCGGACGACATCTCGCCCAGCGGCCTGGGCAACCTCCGCGACCGGGCGGAAGCCGTGGGCGGTTCGTTCACTTACGGCAACGGCCAGGAGAGCGGCGTCCGGCTGGTGTGGTCGGCCCCCGTCAGCTGA
- a CDS encoding acetate/propionate family kinase yields MRVLTVNPGSSSVKVSLVADGAAVGWAAWDRADPAVVGHAVRRWSEVDAVAVRFVHGGSQTAPARVDDALLATLERLTSLAPNHQPLSLDVTREVRRLLPDVPVVACFDTAFHARMPEAAARYPLPREWTTQNRLRRYGFHGLSCQYALRRTGELLSRAPESLQLVCAHVGAGVSVTAIRDGHGVDTSMGFTPLEGAMMATRSGSIDPGLLLHVLRTAPMTAAELSDALVHRSGLAGMTGTNGDLRRVLAASLRGEPDATTALAVYRHRLRREIGAAAMSLSRLDAVVFTGGVAEHQPELITSVIDGLGVLGLRAGQVPHTEVDRIVTRADSRVPALIVHPREDLELARGAEAALARVPVR; encoded by the coding sequence GTGCGAGTGCTGACGGTGAACCCCGGCTCGTCGAGTGTGAAGGTGTCGCTGGTGGCCGACGGCGCGGCGGTCGGCTGGGCCGCCTGGGACCGGGCCGACCCCGCGGTGGTGGGGCACGCGGTCCGCCGGTGGTCCGAGGTGGACGCCGTCGCGGTCCGGTTCGTCCACGGCGGTTCGCAGACGGCGCCGGCCCGCGTCGACGACGCGCTGCTCGCCACCCTGGAACGGCTGACGTCCTTGGCGCCCAACCACCAGCCGCTGTCGCTGGACGTGACCCGCGAAGTCCGCCGCCTGCTCCCGGACGTGCCGGTGGTGGCTTGCTTCGACACCGCGTTCCACGCCCGGATGCCCGAAGCGGCCGCGCGCTATCCGCTGCCGCGGGAGTGGACCACGCAGAACCGCTTGCGCCGCTACGGTTTCCACGGTCTGTCGTGCCAGTACGCGCTGCGCCGGACCGGTGAACTGCTGAGCCGGGCGCCGGAATCTCTGCAGCTGGTGTGCGCGCACGTCGGGGCCGGGGTGTCGGTGACGGCGATCCGCGACGGCCACGGCGTCGACACCAGCATGGGCTTCACCCCGCTCGAAGGCGCGATGATGGCAACGCGCTCGGGTTCGATCGACCCCGGCTTGCTGCTCCACGTGCTGCGAACGGCACCGATGACGGCGGCGGAACTGTCCGACGCCCTGGTCCACCGCTCGGGCCTGGCGGGGATGACGGGCACGAACGGCGACCTGCGGCGCGTGCTGGCCGCGTCCCTGCGCGGCGAGCCGGACGCCACGACGGCCCTCGCCGTCTACCGCCACCGCCTCCGGCGGGAGATCGGGGCGGCGGCAATGAGCCTGTCCCGCCTCGACGCGGTGGTGTTCACCGGCGGGGTGGCCGAGCACCAGCCGGAGCTGATCACGTCCGTCATCGACGGGCTGGGGGTCTTGGGTTTGCGGGCCGGCCAGGTGCCGCACACGGAGGTGGACCGGATCGTCACCCGGGCGGATTCCCGGGTACCGGCACTGATCGTGCACCCCCGCGAGGACCTGGAACTGGCCCGCGGCGCCGAAGCGGCGCTCGCCCGAGTGCCGGTGAGGTGA
- a CDS encoding ATP-binding protein, producing MFCIELTAEPHSGSILATASGQLDLAGYAILRDGLLKIAADSPRGLITDVNDLAIGAASPATVFPLVAARIRDWPGVPFGLVTRRPEHRQLFRRFATDRYVSVSPDADAAEEALRHPVRRQAHRTIPRTGDAEDRAREFVRRHCIDWAIPALIYDGTMIAAELVRNAIQHTASVPEVHLDLRREMLSVSVVDDDPSPATVLDRPGPRDPGLGLRIVAYAAQAWGSSRRWSGGKVVWAVLRVKPDQPD from the coding sequence GTGTTCTGCATCGAACTGACAGCGGAACCCCACTCCGGCAGCATCTTGGCCACGGCCAGCGGGCAGCTCGACCTCGCCGGCTACGCGATCCTGCGCGACGGGCTGCTCAAGATCGCCGCCGACTCGCCGCGCGGGTTGATCACCGACGTCAACGACCTCGCGATCGGCGCGGCCTCGCCCGCGACGGTGTTCCCGCTCGTCGCCGCCCGCATCCGCGACTGGCCCGGCGTGCCGTTCGGGCTGGTGACGCGCCGCCCGGAACACCGGCAGCTCTTCCGCCGGTTCGCGACCGACCGCTACGTCTCGGTGAGCCCGGACGCCGACGCGGCCGAAGAAGCCCTGCGCCACCCGGTCCGCCGTCAGGCGCACCGGACCATCCCCCGCACCGGCGACGCGGAGGACCGAGCCCGCGAGTTCGTGCGACGGCACTGCATCGATTGGGCGATCCCCGCGCTGATCTACGACGGCACCATGATCGCCGCGGAACTGGTCCGCAACGCGATCCAGCACACCGCGTCGGTGCCCGAGGTCCACCTGGACCTGCGCCGCGAAATGCTGTCGGTGTCGGTCGTCGACGACGACCCGAGCCCCGCGACCGTCCTCGACCGGCCCGGCCCCCGCGACCCGGGACTCGGCCTGCGCATCGTCGCCTACGCCGCGCAGGCCTGGGGCAGCAGCAGGCGGTGGTCCGGCGGCAAGGTCGTCTGGGCCGTCCTCCGGGTCAAGCCGGACCAGCCGGATTAG
- a CDS encoding universal stress protein — protein sequence MTTAKQGDIVVGVDHSAVSAAALRWAVSEAAKSGRRVVALRAWTFEPVYDLGAAVAGTPQTVADRERQHLDDVVAQVRDEHPGVAVRAELVEHSATVALEEASKTAAMLVLGSHGRGRLLKLLVGSVAEHCLREASCPVVVIPARTVREPEPAEEPAPAYFPGPLL from the coding sequence ATGACCACGGCAAAGCAGGGCGACATCGTCGTCGGTGTCGACCATTCGGCGGTCAGCGCGGCCGCCCTGCGCTGGGCGGTGTCGGAAGCCGCGAAGAGCGGCCGCCGAGTCGTCGCACTGCGGGCCTGGACGTTCGAGCCGGTCTACGACCTCGGCGCGGCGGTCGCCGGCACGCCGCAGACGGTCGCGGACCGCGAGCGCCAGCACCTCGACGACGTCGTCGCCCAGGTGCGCGACGAGCACCCGGGCGTCGCCGTCCGTGCCGAACTCGTCGAGCACTCGGCGACCGTGGCGCTGGAAGAGGCGTCGAAGACGGCGGCGATGCTGGTGCTCGGCAGCCACGGCCGCGGCCGGCTGCTGAAGCTGCTCGTCGGTTCGGTCGCCGAGCACTGCCTGCGCGAGGCGAGCTGCCCCGTGGTGGTCATCCCGGCGCGCACCGTGCGGGAGCCCGAGCCGGCGGAGGAGCCCGCGCCCGCGTATTTCCCGGGGCCGCTGCTGTGA
- a CDS encoding LysR family transcriptional regulator has protein sequence MERLDDLGFFHVVAVSETLTAAARELDVSLPVVSKRLKALERRLDVRLVHRGARRLTLTAEGELYASRVEAILDQVRELDDLVSHRSGDLRGPLVVQATLGLGRAHVAPLVGEFTARHPRVRVRLHTSALPLRPQRREFDVAVHVGPPPDSTLRMRRLARNRRVPCAAPSYLERQGVPERIEDLAGHDCIVLRENEGDFAVWRFGGTAQPRQVRVRGSLSSNDGDIVTEWALQGRGIVMRSEWQVRSYLDSGALVRVLPGVPTPPADIYALLADDVHVPRRTTELIAHLAAQLPDRLAPPS, from the coding sequence ATGGAAAGACTCGACGATCTCGGCTTCTTCCACGTGGTCGCCGTCAGCGAGACGCTCACCGCCGCCGCGCGCGAGCTGGACGTCTCGCTGCCGGTGGTCAGCAAGCGCCTGAAGGCGCTGGAACGCCGGCTCGACGTCCGCCTGGTGCACCGCGGCGCGCGGCGGCTCACGCTGACGGCCGAAGGCGAGCTCTACGCCTCGCGCGTCGAGGCGATCCTCGACCAGGTGCGCGAGCTCGACGACCTGGTCAGCCACCGCTCCGGCGACCTGCGGGGCCCGCTCGTGGTCCAGGCGACGCTCGGGCTGGGCCGGGCGCACGTCGCGCCGCTCGTCGGCGAGTTCACCGCGCGGCACCCCCGGGTGCGGGTCCGCCTCCACACGTCGGCGCTGCCCCTGCGGCCGCAGCGGCGCGAGTTCGACGTGGCCGTGCACGTCGGCCCGCCGCCGGACTCCACGCTGCGGATGCGCCGGCTGGCGCGCAACCGCCGCGTGCCGTGCGCAGCACCGTCCTATTTGGAGCGTCAGGGCGTCCCCGAGCGGATCGAGGACCTGGCCGGCCACGACTGCATCGTTTTGCGCGAGAACGAAGGCGACTTCGCCGTGTGGCGCTTCGGCGGCACCGCCCAGCCCCGCCAGGTGCGGGTCCGCGGCAGCCTGTCGAGCAACGACGGCGACATCGTGACGGAGTGGGCGTTGCAGGGACGCGGGATCGTCATGCGCTCGGAGTGGCAGGTGCGGTCCTATTTGGATAGTGGCGCACTGGTGCGGGTGCTGCCCGGCGTGCCGACCCCGCCCGCCGACATCTACGCCCTGCTGGCCGACGACGTCCACGTACCGCGCCGGACCACCGAGCTGATCGCCCACCTGGCCGCCCAGCTGCCGGACCGGCTCGCTCCCCCTTCGTGA
- a CDS encoding tartrate dehydrogenase, giving the protein MNHRIAVIPGDGIGREVVPEGLRCLRAAADVHGFTLETTEFGFASAEYWLEHGEMLPPDWQEVLAGFDAIFFGAVGWPSVVPDHVSLWGSLLKFRRGFDQYVNLRPVRLLRGVPAPLRGHGPGDIDFLVVRENTEGEYSSIGGRIFEGTDRETVLQETVMTRTGVDRVLRYAFDLAAARPRKRLTWATKSNGIAISMPYWDERAAEMAARYPEVTAAKDHIDILAAKFVLSPRTYDVVVASNLFGDILSDLGPACTGTIGIAPSANINPERTWPSLFEPVHGSAPDIAGRGIANPVGQIWSGAMLLDHLGEPAAAAGVVAAIESVLAEQPEVLTPDLGGPGTTESLGSAIAERITA; this is encoded by the coding sequence GTGAACCACCGCATCGCGGTCATCCCCGGCGACGGCATCGGGCGCGAAGTCGTCCCGGAAGGCTTGCGCTGCCTGCGTGCCGCCGCCGACGTCCACGGCTTCACGCTCGAAACCACCGAGTTCGGCTTCGCGTCCGCCGAATACTGGCTGGAGCACGGCGAAATGCTGCCGCCGGACTGGCAGGAGGTCCTCGCCGGCTTCGACGCGATCTTCTTCGGCGCCGTCGGGTGGCCGTCGGTGGTGCCCGACCACGTGTCGCTGTGGGGCAGCCTGCTGAAGTTCCGCCGCGGGTTCGACCAGTACGTCAACCTGCGGCCGGTCCGGCTGCTGCGCGGGGTGCCCGCCCCGCTGCGCGGCCACGGCCCGGGGGACATCGACTTCCTCGTCGTCCGCGAGAACACCGAGGGCGAGTACTCCAGCATCGGCGGCCGGATCTTCGAGGGCACCGACCGGGAGACCGTGCTGCAGGAGACGGTGATGACCCGCACCGGCGTCGACCGCGTGCTGCGCTACGCCTTCGACCTCGCCGCGGCCCGGCCGCGCAAGCGGCTGACGTGGGCGACCAAGAGCAACGGGATCGCCATCTCGATGCCGTACTGGGACGAGCGCGCGGCTGAGATGGCCGCCCGGTACCCGGAGGTGACCGCGGCCAAGGACCACATCGACATCCTGGCGGCCAAGTTCGTGCTGAGCCCGCGGACCTACGACGTCGTCGTGGCCAGCAACCTCTTCGGCGACATCCTGTCCGACCTCGGCCCGGCGTGCACCGGCACGATCGGCATCGCCCCGAGCGCCAACATCAACCCCGAGCGGACGTGGCCGAGCCTGTTCGAGCCGGTCCACGGCTCGGCCCCGGACATCGCCGGACGCGGGATCGCCAACCCGGTCGGCCAGATCTGGAGCGGCGCGATGCTGCTCGACCACCTCGGCGAACCGGCAGCCGCCGCCGGGGTGGTCGCGGCGATCGAAAGCGTGCTCGCCGAGCAGCCGGAAGTGCTCACCCCCGACCTCGGCGGCCCGGGCACGACCGAGAGCCTGGGCTCGGCGATCGCCGAGCGGATCACGGCCTGA
- a CDS encoding GntR family transcriptional regulator gives MMGETLQTDTLADRVYRAMRDAITTGELRPGQKVTERGFAEQLSVSPTPVREAIRRLEQDGLLERSGPRTVKVAMFAGVAVADLAEVEVGLRGMVARFAARHATPEQLAGLDEILDEADDLLILIKQRHEAGQDVVKHVGRLFDAMQRFNGLVESCAGNPVLVRLLDQTRVFSSPERRSRVLERVSVDETFGLDRYATHRALVRALRAGDSVRAEALVLEDARGGLGDLLAGS, from the coding sequence ATGATGGGCGAGACGCTGCAGACCGACACGCTGGCCGACCGCGTGTACCGCGCGATGCGCGACGCGATCACCACCGGCGAGCTGCGCCCGGGCCAGAAGGTCACCGAGCGCGGGTTCGCCGAACAGCTGTCGGTCAGCCCGACACCGGTGCGCGAGGCCATCCGCCGCCTGGAACAGGACGGCCTCCTCGAGCGGTCGGGCCCACGCACGGTGAAGGTGGCGATGTTCGCCGGCGTCGCCGTCGCCGACCTCGCGGAGGTCGAGGTCGGCCTGCGCGGCATGGTCGCCCGCTTCGCCGCCCGGCACGCGACACCCGAGCAGCTGGCCGGGCTCGACGAGATCCTCGACGAAGCCGACGACCTGCTCATCCTCATCAAGCAGCGCCACGAGGCCGGGCAGGACGTCGTCAAGCACGTGGGCCGGCTCTTCGACGCCATGCAGCGCTTCAACGGACTCGTCGAGTCGTGCGCCGGCAACCCGGTGCTCGTCCGCCTGCTCGACCAGACCCGCGTGTTCTCCAGCCCGGAGCGGCGTTCGCGGGTACTCGAACGGGTGAGCGTGGACGAGACGTTCGGGTTGGACCGCTACGCGACCCACCGCGCGCTCGTCCGCGCCCTGCGAGCCGGCGACTCGGTCCGGGCGGAAGCGCTGGTGCTGGAAGACGCCCGCGGCGGCCTCGGCGACCTGCTCGCAGGGTCCTGA
- a CDS encoding MFS transporter yields MTLTTPRVRTGRITFYVALAVFAQESTWNLYDSQVPPLLREHLGSAALIGALMGMDNLLGIFIQPWMGNRSDGTRTSWGRRIPYLVAGMPVAAVLFVLIPHAAVSLPLLILVMFGYALVANSFKPIAESLLPDFIGPERRSRANAAVKIASSITVIVAALISIFLIDDFPKLSFAIPAVLMLVSMGVLAWRVRDSKSPAYQAALEEDRAGQDTGPRVRMRDVLLDIGRDADRSRLLVIAAVFAFGGAWFASRSLVTNYGMETLGMSRGDAGGLTLPSGLAFLAAAYPVALLAERFGRLRVILIGMAVFAAAMVLGTLVRTPAGTVVAMCVAAAGAAAFMVNMAVVLWNLAPSARVLGTYTGLYTVGWSSGGFAGPALVGGMVDVTGWPFLLLDIALVTAIAVLLVARVAQLQRRRTDGRAL; encoded by the coding sequence ATGACGTTGACCACCCCGCGCGTCCGGACGGGACGCATCACGTTCTACGTGGCTCTGGCGGTCTTCGCGCAGGAGTCGACGTGGAACCTCTACGACTCGCAGGTCCCGCCGCTGCTGCGCGAGCACCTCGGCAGCGCCGCGCTCATCGGCGCGCTGATGGGCATGGACAACCTGCTCGGCATCTTCATCCAGCCGTGGATGGGCAACCGCTCCGACGGCACCCGGACGTCGTGGGGGCGGCGCATCCCGTACCTCGTCGCCGGCATGCCGGTGGCGGCCGTGCTGTTCGTGCTCATCCCGCACGCCGCGGTCTCGCTGCCGCTGCTGATCCTCGTCATGTTCGGCTACGCGCTCGTCGCGAACTCGTTCAAGCCGATCGCCGAGTCGCTGCTCCCGGACTTCATCGGCCCCGAGCGCCGCAGCCGGGCCAACGCGGCGGTCAAGATCGCCTCCAGCATCACGGTGATCGTCGCCGCGCTGATCAGCATCTTCCTCATCGACGACTTCCCGAAGCTGTCCTTCGCCATCCCGGCGGTCCTGATGCTGGTGTCGATGGGTGTGCTGGCGTGGCGGGTGCGCGACAGCAAGTCCCCGGCCTATCAGGCCGCGCTCGAAGAGGACCGCGCCGGGCAGGACACCGGGCCCCGCGTCCGGATGCGGGACGTCCTGCTCGACATCGGGCGCGACGCCGACCGCAGCCGGCTGCTGGTCATCGCGGCCGTCTTCGCCTTCGGCGGCGCGTGGTTCGCGTCGCGGTCGCTCGTCACCAACTACGGCATGGAGACGCTGGGCATGTCCCGCGGCGACGCCGGCGGGCTCACCCTGCCCAGCGGGCTGGCGTTCCTCGCGGCCGCCTACCCGGTGGCGCTGCTGGCCGAACGCTTCGGCAGGCTGCGGGTGATCCTGATCGGGATGGCCGTGTTCGCCGCGGCGATGGTGCTCGGCACGCTCGTGCGCACCCCGGCCGGCACGGTCGTCGCGATGTGCGTGGCGGCCGCGGGCGCGGCGGCGTTCATGGTCAACATGGCGGTCGTCCTGTGGAACCTCGCGCCGTCCGCGCGGGTGCTCGGTACCTACACCGGCCTCTACACCGTCGGCTGGTCGAGCGGCGGGTTCGCCGGCCCGGCACTGGTCGGCGGCATGGTCGACGTGACCGGGTGGCCGTTCCTGCTGCTCGACATCGCGCTCGTCACGGCGATCGCGGTGCTCCTGGTGGCGCGCGTGGCCCAGCTGCAGCGCCGGCGCACCGACGGGCGCGCACTGTGA
- a CDS encoding phosphoglycerate dehydrogenase: MLITADFLRPGDEADEYLRAAGFETTHSPMVGKRDPEQLVAALDGIDAALVANEPLTADVLARAPRLRAVVRTGVGYDSIDVEAAARQGISVSNLPGVNANAVAEYTLGLLLAGARRLVQSASGVARGEWPREDGRELRGSTLGLIGYGATARAVVPLARAFGMTVVCTSGLRGPDVRFVELPELLSTSDYVSVHTALTGRTRGLLDALAFKRMKPTAFLVNTARGAIVDEAALVEALRAGEIAGAALDVVGEEPLPADSPLRGVAGIVVYSHLAGQTAEARRAAGLRGAEELVAALAGRARFVVNGGN, translated from the coding sequence GTGCTGATCACCGCCGACTTCCTGCGCCCCGGCGACGAGGCGGACGAGTACCTGCGCGCCGCCGGGTTCGAAACTACGCACTCGCCGATGGTGGGCAAGCGCGATCCCGAGCAGCTCGTCGCGGCGCTGGACGGGATCGACGCGGCACTGGTGGCCAACGAACCGCTGACCGCGGACGTCCTGGCCCGCGCGCCGCGGCTGCGGGCCGTCGTCCGGACCGGCGTGGGGTACGACTCCATCGACGTCGAAGCCGCCGCCCGGCAGGGGATCAGCGTCAGCAACCTGCCCGGGGTCAACGCGAACGCGGTGGCCGAGTACACCCTCGGCCTGCTGCTCGCCGGGGCCCGGCGGCTCGTGCAGTCGGCGTCCGGCGTGGCGCGGGGGGAGTGGCCGCGCGAGGACGGGCGCGAACTGCGCGGGTCGACGCTCGGGCTCATCGGGTACGGCGCCACCGCGCGGGCGGTGGTGCCGCTGGCGCGCGCGTTCGGGATGACCGTCGTCTGCACGTCCGGCCTGCGCGGCCCGGACGTCCGGTTCGTCGAGCTGCCCGAGCTGCTGTCCACTTCGGACTACGTGTCGGTGCACACGGCGCTGACCGGCCGGACCCGCGGGCTGCTGGACGCCTTGGCGTTCAAGCGGATGAAGCCGACGGCGTTCCTCGTCAACACGGCCCGGGGCGCGATCGTCGACGAAGCCGCGCTCGTCGAAGCGTTGCGGGCTGGGGAGATCGCCGGGGCGGCGCTCGACGTCGTCGGCGAAGAACCGTTGCCCGCCGACAGTCCGCTGCGCGGGGTGGCGGGGATCGTCGTCTACTCGCACCTGGCCGGGCAGACCGCCGAAGCGCGCCGGGCCGCGGGCCTGCGCGGAGCCGAGGAACTCGTGGCGGCACTGGCCGGCCGGGCCCGATTCGTTGTCAACGGAGGGAATTGA
- a CDS encoding acyclic terpene utilization AtuA family protein, which produces MDKVRVLAPSGMLGAGWDHATVERGIALGADVISIDGGSTDSGPYYLGAATAKTTAKAVARDLRSLFTAAAGAGIPVIVGSCGTSGTDAGVDWVAGIAAEVLAEEGLDLKVARIYSEQDAAELKEHLGAGRVHPLPPLGELAAETLESCTHIVGAMGHEPIVEALRAGAQVVLAGRATDTAVAAAYPLMKGLPAGPVWHAAKIVECGGQCTDNPRAGGVLATIDADGFTIEPLDPDAACTPILVAAHMLYETANPFEMREPDGTLDVREAEYTAVDDRVVRVTGSKFHVADQHTIKLEGARVTGYETMSFSAIRDPLVLADIDEWAALMRALITQRVSQTLGLAAGEYAFDLRLYGHNAVLGELEPETGPPREVGVMLLVNAPDQPTATAVAKVANPLMLHLPTPSMDYLPSFAFPSSPAEVERGAAYEFVLNHVVDCAPLELFRIEFEGKTHA; this is translated from the coding sequence ATGGACAAGGTGCGCGTGCTGGCCCCGAGCGGGATGCTCGGCGCCGGCTGGGACCACGCGACCGTCGAACGCGGCATCGCGCTAGGCGCCGATGTCATCAGCATCGACGGCGGGTCGACGGACTCCGGCCCGTACTACCTCGGCGCCGCGACGGCCAAGACGACCGCCAAAGCCGTCGCGCGCGACCTGCGCAGCCTGTTCACGGCGGCCGCGGGCGCCGGGATCCCGGTGATCGTGGGCTCGTGCGGGACGAGCGGCACCGACGCCGGCGTCGACTGGGTCGCCGGGATCGCCGCCGAAGTGCTGGCGGAGGAAGGCCTGGACCTGAAGGTCGCGAGAATCTACAGCGAGCAGGACGCGGCGGAGCTGAAGGAACACCTCGGCGCCGGCCGCGTGCACCCGTTGCCCCCGCTGGGAGAACTGGCCGCCGAGACCCTGGAGAGCTGCACGCACATCGTCGGCGCGATGGGCCACGAGCCGATCGTCGAGGCCCTGCGCGCGGGCGCGCAGGTCGTCCTCGCCGGCCGCGCGACCGACACGGCGGTCGCGGCGGCGTACCCGCTCATGAAGGGCCTGCCGGCCGGGCCGGTGTGGCACGCGGCCAAGATCGTCGAGTGCGGCGGCCAGTGCACGGACAACCCGCGCGCGGGCGGCGTCCTGGCGACGATCGACGCGGACGGCTTCACGATCGAGCCGCTCGACCCGGACGCGGCGTGCACCCCGATCCTCGTGGCGGCGCACATGCTCTACGAGACGGCGAACCCGTTCGAGATGCGCGAACCCGACGGTACCCTCGACGTCCGCGAGGCGGAATACACCGCCGTCGACGACCGGGTCGTCCGGGTGACCGGCTCGAAGTTCCACGTCGCCGACCAGCACACGATCAAGCTCGAAGGCGCGCGGGTCACCGGGTACGAGACGATGTCGTTCTCGGCGATCCGCGACCCGCTGGTGCTGGCCGACATCGACGAGTGGGCCGCGCTGATGCGCGCGCTGATCACCCAGCGCGTCAGCCAGACGCTGGGCCTGGCGGCCGGCGAGTACGCGTTCGACCTGCGGCTGTACGGCCACAACGCGGTCCTGGGCGAGCTCGAGCCGGAGACCGGACCGCCGCGCGAGGTGGGCGTGATGCTGCTGGTCAACGCCCCGGACCAGCCGACGGCGACGGCGGTGGCGAAGGTGGCCAACCCGCTGATGCTGCACCTGCCGACGCCGTCGATGGACTACCTGCCCAGCTTCGCGTTCCCGTCCTCCCCGGCGGAGGTCGAGCGCGGCGCGGCGTACGAATTCGTGCTGAACCACGTCGTCGATTGCGCGCCACTGGAGCTGTTCCGCATCGAGTTCGAGGGGAAGACCCATGCCTGA
- a CDS encoding DUF4387 domain-containing protein, whose protein sequence is MPETTLADLAHEVRSKNAGPFWVTMELFMRDADGYRVAADETFLNERVIASLYHVDEHSIGIFRIPSLNVVKISFPRPVSQGSLRDRDMHAGQHHVPLARLVVPA, encoded by the coding sequence ATGCCTGAAACCACGCTGGCGGACCTGGCCCACGAGGTCCGGTCGAAGAACGCGGGCCCGTTCTGGGTGACCATGGAACTGTTCATGCGCGACGCCGACGGTTACCGGGTGGCGGCGGACGAGACGTTCCTGAATGAGCGCGTGATCGCTTCGCTTTACCACGTCGACGAACATTCGATCGGTATCTTCCGCATCCCGTCGCTGAACGTCGTGAAGATTTCTTTCCCGCGCCCGGTGAGCCAGGGCTCGCTGCGGGACCGCGACATGCACGCGGGGCAGCACCACGTGCCACTGGCACGCCTGGTGGTGCCGGCCTGA